From a single Arachis hypogaea cultivar Tifrunner chromosome 3, arahy.Tifrunner.gnm2.J5K5, whole genome shotgun sequence genomic region:
- the LOC112789518 gene encoding uncharacterized protein At5g08430 isoform X1 gives MGKKSKIKKEEVAEDWCFVCKDGGLMRVCDYGDCLKSYHPSCVKEDDSFLEADTNFTCDSHICSLCQKTSKFRCFCCPNAVCGRCLCDAEFVVINGTKGLCHHCIKLAILIEENVDIDSDGVRYSPKGKVDFKDPSTYECLFSEYYENIKRKEGLKSQHVSKAHKVLKSGRNLKSVVGLDEIGEGEDDIGESDGSDFIVSDDDLYNTAGVKHAKKKKRCVKKKKSINGKLKDKQMEFIGWCSRILMDFLQSVGKDTSREFSEQEVASIIMDYCKENKLFDPEKKRKVLCDVQLRSLLGRKSVNRNSIYKLLAKHFSDNSEDMEVDTSITSEDRDTNERLNLSRKRKLISSTQSHKNVDLEEQKSCFAAIVSANLKLVYLKRSLVEELLKQPEKFDCKVIGSFVRVRTNPYEIFQKNPHKLEQVLGINRPKNDEINREILLTLSNELNDVPILKVSDDDFTEEECKDLCERMRNGLLKQPTVLELDQKARSLHEDIIRHWIPREINLLQNRIALANEKGWRKELFEYMDRKTKLETPSEQSRLLSDIPKVIPETVDVKSSPEASPRKDGIEQNDLLEFAIGETHNSIGLDSNHNGFASHLNRSSREGSPRKDDIEQNDLLEFAVGETHNSIGLDSKHNGFASHLNGRTDITGLPDGRMLNVTLSATQTMKEKQSVSVANSVEAGMKGKQDTSTPTAKHKVQNSIPHVIVLSDDDEEDANITDITARRQVVENPEIPVWHCLTPKGERVGAGPYSMSILKRWSEMPSCTVGQFKVWKAGQSEEEAIFLTDALRRHFPTI, from the exons ATGGggaaaaaatccaaaattaaaaagGAGGAAGTTGCTGAAGATTGGTGTTTTGTGTGCAAGGATGGTGGGTTGATGAGGGTGTGCGATTATGG GGATTGCCTTAAATCTTATCATCCTTCTTGTGTGAAGGAAGATGATTCCTTTTTGGAGGCTGACACAAATTTTACTTGTG ATTCACATATCTGCTCACTTTGCCAGAAAACCTCCAAGTTTAGATGCTTTTGCTGCCCAAATGCTGTTTGTGGGCGTTGCCTATGTGATGCTGAGTTTGTAGTTATCAatggaaccaaaggactctgtcATCACTGCATAAAACTTGCAATACTAATTGAAGAAAATGTTGACATTGATTCTGATGGAGTAAGATATAGCCCCAAG GGAAAGGTGGACTTCAAAGATCCCAGTACATATGAATGCTTATTTTCAGAATATTATGAAAATATAAAACGAAAGGAAGGGCTGAAGTCACAGCACGTTTCTAAAGCACATAAGGTCCTGAAGAGTGGTAGAAACTTGAAGTCCGTTGTTGGTCTAGATGAAATTGGTGAAGGGGAAGATGATATTGGAGAATCTGATGGGAGTGACTTTATAGTTTCTGACGATGATCTGTATAACACTGCTGGAGTTaaacacgcgaagaaaaagaagaggtgcgtcaaaaagaaaaaatcaataaATGGAAAGCTGAAAGATAAGCAAATGGAGTTTATTGGATGGTGTTCAAGAATTCTCATGGATTTTCTTCAGAGTGTTGGTAAAGACACGAGCAGGGAATTTTCTGAACAAGAGGTTGCTTCTATCATCATGGACTACTGCAAAGAGAACAAGCTTTTCGACCCCGAGAAGAAGAGAAAGGTGCTTTGTGATGTACAATTAAGGTCTTTACTTGGGAGGAAATCAGTGAATAGGAACAGTATATATAAGCTTCTCGCAAAGCATTTTTCTGATAACTCTGAGGACATGGAGGTTGATACCAGTATTACTTCAGAAGATAGGGATACCAATGAACGATTGAATCTTTCAAGGAAGAGAAAATTGATTTCGAGTACACAGTCTCATAAGAATGTAGATTTAGAAGAGCAGAAAAGCTGTTTTGCAGCCATTGTCAGTGCAAACCTCAAGCTTGTGTATCTGAAGAGAAGTTTAGTCGAAGAACTTTTGAAGCAACCAGAAAAATTTGATTGCAAAGTGATTGGAAGTTTTGTAAGAGTCAGAACTAATCCATATGAAATATTTCAGAAAAACCCACATAAGCTTGAGCAAGTACTAG GAATAAACAGACCAAAGAATGATGAAATCAACAGAGAGATTCTGCTTACACTTTCAAATGAGCTAAATGATGTACCTATTTTGAAAGTTTCAGATGATGACTTTACAGAG GAAGAATGTAAAGATCTGTGCGAGAGAATGAGAAATGGCTTGCTCAAACAGCCTACTGTA CTGGAGCTGGATCAGAAAGCCAGGAGTCTGCATGAGGATATAATAAGACAT TGGATCCCAAGGGAgataaatttgttacaaaatcgCATTGCTCTGGCCAATGAAAAGGGATGGAGGAAAGAA CTTTTTGAGTACATGGACCGAAAAACAAAGCTTGAGACTCCATCAGAACAATCACGCTTATTAAGTGATATTCCAAAAGTAATACCTGAAACAGTTGATGTTAAATCGTCACCGGAAGCTTCCCCAAGAAAAGATGGCATTGAGCAAAATGACTTGTTGGAGTTCGCCATAGGAGAGACTCATAATTCTATTGGACTCGATTCCAACCACAATGGTTTTGCTTCTCACTTGAATAGATCGTCACGGGAAGGTTCCCCAAGGAAAGATGACATTGAGCAAAATGACTTGTTGGAGTTCGCTGTAGGAGAGACTCATAATTCTATTGGACTCGATTCCAAACACAATGGTTTTGCTTCACACTTGAATGGTAGAACAGATATTACAGGTTTACCAG ATGGCAGAATGCTGAATGTAACTTTGAGTGCTACACAGACAATGAAGGAAAAGCAAAGCGTTTCAGTTGCTAACTCTGTTGAGGCAGGTATGAAGGGCAAACAGGATACAAGTACGCCGACCGCAAAACACAAAGTTCAAAATTCCATTCCACATGTTATTGTGTTGAGTGATGATGACGAAGAAGATGCAAATATTACTGATATTACGGCAAGAAGACAGGTGGTGGAGAATCCTGAGATTCCCGTTTGGCATTGCCTGACCCCTAAGGGTGAAAGAGTAGGAGCAGGCCCCTATTCAATGTCTATACTCAAACGTTGGAGCGAAATGCCCTCTTGCACTGTGGGACAATTTAAGGTCTGGAAGGCAGGTCAGAGTGAAGAAGAGGCAATATTTCTCACCGATGCTCTTCGCAGACATTTCCCCACCATCTAA